One Bombus huntii isolate Logan2020A chromosome 12, iyBomHunt1.1, whole genome shotgun sequence DNA segment encodes these proteins:
- the LOC126872184 gene encoding exosome complex component RRP46, which yields MSEETPEGEFRLRPMNCELNQLSMPDGSAMLMQGNTAVVAGIYGPIEAKPQKMIYDKASVEVSYSPIKGPAKVDDRMTEMYIKETCEAAIIVTFHPATAICINIQELEDSGGILACTINAACLALINAGIPMKFTIAAVNCMIQEGTENIILDPDTTQLQEARAEFTFAFDSMNKDVICCNTVGSFTETEFLEAMEKCKQVSQYVFDFYRNLVKKYAKVI from the exons ATGTCTGAAGAAACGCCGGAAGGTGAATTTAGATTACGACCAATGAATTGTGAATTAAACCAACTTTCAATGCCTGATGGATCGGCAATGCTAATGCAAG gaAATACTGCTGTAGTTGCTGGTATATATGGGCCGATAGAAGCAAAACCACAAAAAATGATTTATGATAAAGCATCAGTCGAAGTATCATACAGTCCTATCAAAGGTCCAGCAA aggTGGATGACAGAATGACAGAAATGTATATCAAAGAAACTTGTGAAGCTGCAATAATTGTTACTTTCCATCCAGCAACTGCTATATGCATTAATATACAAGAATTAGAAGATTCTGGTGGG ATATTAGCCTGTACAATAAATGCAGCATGCTTGGCACTTATTAATGCTGGTATTCCAATGAAATTTACTATTGCAGCAGTGAATTGTATGATACAGGAAGGCACTGAAAATATTATACTAGATCCTGATACTACTCAATTACAG GAAGCTAGAGCAGAATTTACATTTGCATTTGATAGTATGAATAAAGATGTTATATGTTGTAATACTGTTGGTAGTTTTACGGAGACAGAATTTTTGGAAGCAATGGAAAAATGTAAACAAGTTAGTCAATATGTATTTGATTTCTATAGAAATCTTGTAAAAAAGTATGCAAaagtgatataa